One genomic segment of Paenibacillus sp. FSL H8-0332 includes these proteins:
- a CDS encoding BMP family ABC transporter substrate-binding protein: MKQRGLAFKFSVITMFLLAVVLTGCTKNNTASNTGAAATTEPSAASTPAGSEAPAGAEAAAKKPTVAFVYIGPPGDGGYTYQHDQGRLYMEKELGIKADFVENVPESADAERIITELAQNHDIVFTTSFGYMDFTLNVAGKFPNVKFLHASGYKTAENMGTYFGKNYQASYLSGIAAGKMTKKNHLGYVGAFPISEVIYNLNAFTLGAQSVNPAVKVDVVWTNTWYDPATERQAAISLLDKGADVLLAYQDSPATLQAAAERGAFAGGNDSDMSKYAPDNYLTNPVWNWGPYYVKAVQSVMDGTWKSEQYSGDMADGMVELAPFGNKVPEDVKKLVEDAKAKIISGELEVFTGPISDNKGNVTVKDGQKLTLEEVLGMNWLVKGVEGTIPQ, from the coding sequence ATGAAACAAAGGGGTCTGGCATTCAAATTCAGCGTCATCACGATGTTCCTGCTGGCGGTGGTTCTGACGGGTTGCACGAAGAATAATACGGCGTCTAATACGGGTGCGGCAGCAACGACAGAGCCTTCGGCGGCAAGTACACCGGCAGGCAGCGAGGCGCCGGCAGGAGCAGAGGCAGCGGCGAAGAAGCCGACGGTTGCTTTTGTCTATATCGGGCCTCCGGGTGACGGCGGGTATACGTATCAGCATGATCAGGGCCGCCTGTATATGGAGAAGGAGCTTGGGATCAAGGCGGATTTCGTTGAAAATGTACCGGAAAGCGCCGATGCCGAGCGGATCATCACAGAGCTTGCACAGAACCATGACATCGTGTTCACCACAAGCTTCGGTTATATGGATTTCACCTTGAATGTAGCCGGTAAATTCCCTAACGTGAAATTCCTGCACGCTTCCGGCTACAAGACAGCAGAGAACATGGGGACGTACTTCGGCAAAAACTATCAGGCAAGCTATCTGTCGGGGATCGCGGCAGGCAAAATGACAAAGAAAAACCATCTCGGCTATGTGGGAGCCTTCCCGATCAGCGAGGTGATCTATAATCTGAACGCCTTCACGCTGGGCGCGCAGAGCGTCAACCCGGCGGTTAAGGTGGATGTGGTGTGGACGAATACCTGGTATGACCCTGCCACTGAACGTCAGGCGGCCATCAGCCTGCTCGACAAAGGGGCGGATGTCCTGCTGGCGTATCAGGATTCACCGGCTACCCTTCAGGCTGCGGCGGAACGGGGAGCTTTTGCCGGGGGGAATGACTCGGATATGAGCAAGTATGCACCGGACAACTACTTAACCAACCCTGTATGGAACTGGGGTCCTTATTATGTGAAAGCTGTACAGTCTGTGATGGACGGAACCTGGAAAAGTGAGCAGTATTCCGGCGATATGGCGGACGGCATGGTGGAGCTGGCGCCATTCGGCAACAAGGTTCCCGAGGATGTGAAGAAGCTGGTGGAGGACGCCAAGGCCAAAATCATCAGCGGCGAGCTGGAGGTCTTCACCGGACCAATCTCGGACAACAAGGGTAATGTAACCGTTAAGGACGGTCAGAAGCTGACCCTTGAAGAGGTGCTTGGCATGAACTGGCTGGTCAAGGGTGTCGAGGGCACGATTCCGCAATAA
- a CDS encoding ABC transporter permease, with amino-acid sequence MDFTTQLLIAAISAGTPLLLATLGGILTERAGIIQLGAEGLMLMGAVTTCIVYIRSGNLILALLSAVAITALLGMVHSFLCVTLRANQTMSGLAMTLFGSGLSAYVGKSISGIPLPGSLPKLDLEILKPVPVLGELFGRLDMLTWFSLLLVLVLHLLIHHTSWGLHLRAVGDNPATADVMGIRVQLIRYCYVTAGAALIGLAGADMVLAYAPTWNEGLTAGRGWIAVGLVIFARWNPLRALFCAYFFGALDSLGFRIQLLGSAVPSYFLKMIPYVVTILVLMYLGYRNRNKPSGTPESLGTPYIREQRF; translated from the coding sequence ATGGATTTCACTACACAGTTATTAATCGCCGCTATCTCCGCCGGAACACCGCTGCTGCTGGCTACGCTGGGAGGCATTCTGACCGAACGGGCCGGGATTATCCAGCTCGGTGCGGAGGGGCTGATGCTGATGGGGGCAGTGACGACTTGTATCGTCTACATCCGCAGCGGGAATCTGATCCTTGCGCTGCTCTCAGCGGTAGCCATTACCGCCCTTCTGGGCATGGTTCATTCGTTCTTATGTGTCACGCTGAGGGCCAATCAGACGATGTCGGGCCTGGCGATGACGCTGTTCGGCAGCGGACTTAGCGCTTATGTGGGCAAGTCGATCAGCGGCATTCCGCTGCCCGGCAGTTTGCCCAAGCTGGATCTGGAGATACTGAAGCCGGTGCCGGTGCTCGGGGAGCTTTTTGGCAGGCTGGATATGCTGACCTGGTTCAGTCTTCTGCTCGTCCTTGTGCTGCATCTGCTGATTCACCATACCTCGTGGGGGCTGCATCTGCGGGCAGTCGGCGACAATCCGGCTACTGCGGACGTCATGGGCATTCGTGTGCAGCTGATACGCTACTGCTATGTTACTGCCGGAGCGGCGCTGATTGGTCTGGCCGGTGCGGATATGGTGCTGGCATATGCGCCGACCTGGAATGAAGGGCTGACCGCCGGGCGGGGCTGGATCGCCGTGGGTCTGGTGATTTTCGCCAGATGGAATCCGCTGCGCGCTCTCTTCTGCGCCTACTTCTTCGGAGCGCTCGATTCGCTGGGGTTCCGTATTCAGCTGTTGGGGAGTGCGGTGCCGTCCTATTTTCTGAAAATGATTCCTTATGTCGTAACCATTCTCGTATTGATGTATCTGGGATACCGCAACCGCAACAAACCCTCCGGTACGCCGGAATCGCTGGGAACGCCTTATATCCGGGAACAGCGGTTCTAG
- a CDS encoding NTP transferase domain-containing protein: protein MKVAGIFLAASRSNGAGASEGSLNRAGTGSAGAAMLSELETCGLAPLVVVVRADDPLGWLPPAGKAENMRRIETCLTAHLGLSFSLRCGLNAVALLQPDAVVIAAADQPFVAAAQIRRFIQAYEQHPELDYVTSAQEGLLMPPALFASTLFSGLQELDEEEGIAAIMRTKEYKGLILPQEPVQTFAEAGLPESFGEFRKEWSVRSGNRQ from the coding sequence ATGAAGGTGGCCGGAATCTTTTTGGCGGCAAGCCGCAGTAATGGAGCAGGGGCCTCTGAAGGTTCTCTGAACAGGGCGGGCACGGGTTCAGCCGGTGCGGCGATGCTTAGCGAGCTGGAGACCTGCGGGCTTGCGCCGCTGGTTGTGGTGGTTCGTGCGGATGATCCTTTGGGCTGGCTGCCACCGGCCGGGAAGGCGGAGAATATGCGGCGGATTGAGACTTGTCTGACGGCCCATCTGGGCCTGTCCTTTTCACTGCGCTGCGGCTTGAATGCTGTAGCTTTGCTTCAGCCGGATGCGGTGGTCATTGCGGCGGCGGATCAGCCGTTTGTGGCAGCGGCTCAGATCCGCCGTTTCATCCAAGCGTATGAGCAGCATCCTGAGCTTGATTATGTCACAAGTGCACAGGAAGGGCTGCTGATGCCGCCAGCCCTGTTCGCCAGCACGCTGTTCAGCGGACTTCAGGAACTGGACGAGGAAGAGGGCATAGCCGCTATTATGCGGACCAAGGAGTATAAAGGGCTCATCCTGCCGCAAGAGCCTGTTCAGACGTTCGCAGAGGCCGGGCTGCCAGAGAGCTTCGGGGAATTCCGCAAAGAATGGAGCGTGCGGAGCGGCAATAGACAGTGA
- the uraD gene encoding 2-oxo-4-hydroxy-4-carboxy-5-ureidoimidazoline decarboxylase yields MTIPADRLTLKQINSMAKTDFVEQLGGIFEHSPWVAEGVYSGRPFDSVQDLHAAMMEIARQAEPDQVLALLRAHPDLATRLAVSPLSAAEQQRAGLDRLTPEEFAKLTGQNAAYTAKFRFPFIFAVRGKTKEEILSAICERVDRSVEEEQEQALLEIGAITRFRLEDLLAAE; encoded by the coding sequence ATGACTATACCGGCGGACCGGTTAACTCTGAAACAGATTAATTCGATGGCGAAAACAGACTTCGTGGAGCAGCTCGGCGGCATCTTCGAGCATTCCCCTTGGGTAGCAGAGGGGGTGTACAGCGGGCGTCCGTTCGATTCGGTGCAGGACCTGCATGCTGCCATGATGGAGATAGCACGGCAGGCGGAGCCGGACCAGGTGCTGGCGCTGCTGAGAGCTCACCCGGATCTGGCGACAAGACTTGCAGTCAGTCCGCTCTCAGCGGCTGAGCAGCAAAGGGCCGGACTGGACCGGCTGACACCGGAGGAATTCGCCAAGCTTACCGGGCAGAATGCCGCCTATACAGCGAAATTCCGCTTTCCGTTCATCTTCGCCGTAAGGGGCAAAACTAAAGAAGAGATTCTTAGCGCTATCTGTGAGCGGGTAGACCGTTCGGTGGAGGAGGAGCAAGAGCAGGCGTTGCTGGAGATTGGTGCGATTACTCGTTTTCGGCTGGAGGATCTGCTGGCGGCGGAATAG
- a CDS encoding PucR family transcriptional regulator — MHLTVEEALSIYPLSEAKLIAGAKGKHRIVKSINVMDAPDISDWIKEGEMLLTTAYLIKDSPEDASALLQMLNRRGSAGLGIKLGRFWEAVPPPLIAEAEQLNFPLIELPFQFTFSDQMNGLFRAELSRSVGTLQSMMEKQRLLMRLALRSGRSRPLLDTVSEIIGYPLAVISSRGTVVFNNSGYTESEQLEGWPWPPRNQRFRLGGGTGYRLPLLQAGKCLGYLHYCDIDPLLLPVEESLFVQGAELISYHMHTGLEDYFEQAGHREFSGLLRRFLNDGLKYAELAQAALRLEITLLQSPFQLLLTDVAAAGEARQGELLRLKEEYSEHPVLHSLQAVHFLVEEGLVSLYPAGPHQPEEFRALIQECFDSLKFDKGYYPQAAVSSVKHKPEGLKEAFAEIKECMGMARQWGAHGNVVHYRQLELDLLLSKIPAETMERYYSGCLRGLLSREPEYVKEMLHTLEVYLENDGHVNETAKKLFIHRNTATYRIEKLSELLDVDFKKINDLMKLKLVFLFRRMLERE, encoded by the coding sequence ATGCATCTTACGGTGGAAGAAGCGTTGTCCATTTATCCTTTATCTGAAGCGAAGCTGATTGCCGGGGCCAAGGGGAAGCACAGGATTGTGAAATCGATCAATGTCATGGATGCTCCCGACATCTCGGACTGGATCAAGGAAGGGGAAATGCTGCTGACCACAGCCTATCTGATCAAGGACAGCCCGGAGGATGCCTCGGCACTGCTGCAGATGCTGAACCGGCGCGGGTCAGCGGGGCTGGGCATTAAGCTGGGCCGGTTCTGGGAGGCTGTGCCGCCGCCCTTGATTGCGGAAGCGGAGCAGCTGAATTTCCCGCTGATCGAGCTGCCGTTCCAGTTCACTTTCTCCGACCAGATGAACGGCTTGTTCCGCGCGGAGCTGTCGCGCAGCGTGGGCACGCTGCAGAGCATGATGGAGAAGCAGCGGCTGCTAATGCGTCTTGCCTTACGTTCCGGTCGCAGCCGTCCGCTGCTGGACACCGTCTCCGAGATCATCGGTTATCCGCTGGCTGTAATCAGTAGCCGCGGGACGGTAGTATTCAACAACTCGGGGTATACCGAGAGTGAGCAGTTGGAAGGATGGCCTTGGCCGCCCCGCAATCAGCGCTTCCGGCTTGGAGGGGGCACTGGCTACCGGCTTCCGCTGCTACAGGCCGGAAAATGCCTCGGTTACCTTCATTATTGCGATATTGATCCCTTGCTGCTGCCCGTGGAGGAAAGTCTGTTCGTCCAGGGGGCTGAGCTGATTTCTTATCATATGCATACCGGGCTGGAGGATTATTTCGAGCAGGCCGGACACCGGGAATTCAGCGGGCTGCTGCGGCGGTTCCTGAATGACGGGCTGAAATACGCTGAGCTGGCGCAGGCAGCGCTCCGGCTGGAGATTACGCTGCTTCAGTCCCCGTTTCAACTGCTGCTTACCGATGTGGCTGCTGCGGGAGAAGCCCGGCAGGGAGAGCTGCTGCGTCTGAAGGAGGAGTATTCGGAGCATCCGGTGCTGCATAGCCTGCAGGCGGTTCACTTCCTTGTGGAGGAGGGACTGGTGTCGCTGTACCCGGCCGGGCCGCATCAGCCGGAGGAGTTCCGGGCGCTAATTCAGGAATGCTTTGACAGCCTGAAGTTCGATAAAGGGTATTATCCGCAGGCGGCTGTCAGCAGCGTGAAGCATAAGCCGGAGGGGCTGAAGGAAGCTTTTGCCGAGATTAAGGAATGTATGGGGATGGCCCGGCAATGGGGCGCGCACGGAAATGTGGTGCATTACCGCCAGCTGGAGCTTGATTTGCTGCTGAGCAAGATTCCGGCGGAGACCATGGAGCGTTACTACAGCGGCTGCCTGCGGGGGCTGCTTAGCCGGGAGCCTGAATATGTTAAGGAGATGCTCCACACGCTGGAGGTCTACCTGGAGAATGATGGCCATGTGAACGAGACGGCCAAGAAGCTGTTCATTCACCGCAATACGGCCACTTACCGGATTGAGAAGCTCAGCGAGCTGCTGGATGTCGATTTCAAAAAAATCAATGATCTCATGAAGCTGAAGCTGGTCTTCCTGTTCCGCAGAATGCTGGAGCGCGAATAA
- the allB gene encoding allantoinase AllB translates to MKEEGYELIIRNGQVVLPGEVRRLEIGVKDGKIAALGEALQTSSGTRILDAEGQYVLPGMIDMHVHFNEPSLGHWEGFRSGSAALAAGGCTCYADMPLNGNPPTVSLEALRLKAEAAAGNSAVDYVLWGGLVPGNLEELEGLAAAGVTGFKAFISNPGGEGEGRFREVDDDTLYQGMLRIAGTGGILALHAESEAITSALGAAALRAGHSGARDFAASRPLQAELEAVSRALLYSERTGCKLHFVHISTAAALELIHEAKLRGLDVTAETCPHYLILDEDSMETLGALAKCAPPLRSSGERDRLWGALAAGRVDLVASDHSPCPPDLKLAPGLSFMEAWGGISGAQSSLELMFHEGVHVRGLPVTQISALLSGLPARRFGLEGRKGSIALGLDADLVLLDPGAAYTLRAGDLLYRHRHSPYVGMTLSCKVTATICRGNRVYTAAEGIVADSGGEWLRIRHSQPGL, encoded by the coding sequence ATGAAGGAAGAAGGTTACGAGCTTATCATCAGGAACGGACAGGTGGTCCTGCCCGGAGAAGTCCGCAGGCTTGAGATCGGGGTGAAGGATGGCAAAATCGCTGCGCTGGGTGAAGCCTTACAGACATCGTCCGGGACCAGAATTCTGGATGCGGAAGGACAATATGTGCTGCCCGGCATGATCGACATGCATGTTCACTTCAACGAGCCTTCGCTCGGTCACTGGGAGGGCTTCCGCAGCGGGTCGGCTGCGCTTGCGGCTGGCGGCTGCACCTGTTATGCGGATATGCCGCTGAACGGGAATCCGCCGACGGTGAGTCTGGAGGCGCTCCGGCTGAAGGCGGAGGCCGCAGCCGGGAACTCGGCGGTGGATTATGTGCTGTGGGGCGGACTGGTGCCCGGGAATCTGGAGGAGCTGGAGGGACTGGCGGCTGCAGGCGTTACCGGGTTCAAGGCGTTCATCTCGAATCCTGGCGGTGAAGGCGAGGGCCGGTTCCGTGAGGTGGACGATGATACCCTGTATCAGGGAATGCTTCGGATCGCCGGAACCGGCGGGATTCTCGCACTGCATGCGGAGAGCGAAGCGATAACCTCGGCGTTGGGGGCGGCGGCACTCCGTGCCGGGCATAGCGGTGCGCGGGATTTTGCGGCTTCGCGTCCTCTGCAAGCGGAGCTGGAGGCTGTGTCCAGGGCGCTGCTGTATAGTGAGCGGACCGGCTGTAAGCTGCATTTCGTCCATATCAGCACAGCGGCAGCCCTGGAGCTGATTCATGAGGCCAAGCTGCGTGGCCTGGATGTGACCGCAGAGACCTGTCCTCATTATCTCATCCTGGATGAAGACAGTATGGAGACCCTCGGAGCGCTGGCCAAATGCGCTCCACCCCTGCGCAGCAGCGGGGAACGGGACCGGCTGTGGGGAGCACTTGCTGCGGGCCGGGTCGATCTGGTCGCCTCCGATCATTCCCCCTGTCCGCCCGACCTGAAGCTGGCGCCCGGGCTGTCGTTCATGGAAGCCTGGGGCGGGATATCGGGAGCCCAGAGCAGTCTGGAATTGATGTTCCATGAAGGCGTTCATGTACGCGGCCTGCCGGTTACGCAGATCTCGGCGCTGCTCTCCGGGCTTCCTGCCCGGCGGTTCGGGCTGGAGGGGCGCAAGGGCTCCATCGCGCTGGGGCTGGATGCCGATCTGGTACTGCTTGATCCAGGTGCAGCCTATACCCTGCGGGCAGGGGATCTGTTGTACCGCCACCGGCATAGTCCCTATGTCGGAATGACCTTATCCTGCAAGGTAACGGCGACGATCTGCCGGGGCAATAGGGTCTATACTGCCGCGGAAGGCATTGTTGCTGACAGTGGAGGAGAATGGCTGCGTATCAGACACAGCCAGCCGGGGCTATGA
- a CDS encoding ABC transporter ATP-binding protein, protein MQDPSVEMRGIVKTFGAVTASDQVDFSANAGEIHALLGENGAGKSTVMSMLSGVYRADAGEILIHGKPARIRSPKDAALLGVGMVFQNFRLVQSLTAVENIVLGEKSSFWRGSRWIKRKHEEIEALGERFGLKFPVDQPIWQLSVGEQQRVEIVKTLYRRADIIILDEPTSVLTPGEAEQLFETLQVMKQAGKTVIMTTHKMKEVMASSDRISVMRKGKMIASLMTGETDELELARLMVGREVTISRQEREATAGEPLLIVRDLEVAADHGRKALDALSLTVHEGEIVGVAGVAGNGQKELAEVLTGLRTWRAGEIRFDGSPVKTASVRGAIDSGISHVPENRMKSGLAGRLGSVDNLLFKSYRSGEHSRFGFLKAARNRSWSQELVRRFNVKTPELDTPVQQLSGGNQQKLLFAREVSHRPKLMVAVHPTQGLDVGAAAGVHELLMELRSSGSGVLLISEDLDELLQLSDRILVIYGGSIIGESDHDQADREQIGLMMAGIRSREGSAV, encoded by the coding sequence ATGCAGGACCCTTCGGTTGAAATGCGCGGGATAGTGAAGACATTCGGTGCTGTAACGGCCAGCGATCAAGTTGATTTTTCGGCAAATGCGGGGGAGATTCACGCGCTGCTCGGGGAGAACGGGGCAGGGAAAAGCACAGTCATGAGTATGCTGTCAGGAGTGTACCGGGCGGACGCCGGGGAGATTCTCATTCATGGCAAACCAGCCAGAATCCGTTCCCCGAAGGATGCGGCACTGCTTGGTGTAGGCATGGTCTTTCAGAACTTCAGACTGGTGCAGAGCCTTACAGCGGTGGAGAATATCGTGCTTGGCGAAAAGTCGTCTTTCTGGCGCGGCAGCAGATGGATTAAACGTAAGCATGAAGAGATAGAGGCGCTTGGAGAACGCTTTGGCTTGAAATTTCCCGTCGACCAGCCGATCTGGCAGCTGTCTGTCGGCGAACAGCAGCGCGTTGAGATTGTCAAAACGCTGTACCGTAGGGCAGACATCATCATTCTGGATGAGCCGACCTCGGTGCTGACGCCGGGGGAGGCGGAGCAGCTGTTCGAGACGCTTCAGGTGATGAAGCAGGCGGGTAAGACGGTGATCATGACTACGCATAAAATGAAGGAGGTCATGGCCTCCTCGGACCGGATCTCCGTGATGCGCAAGGGGAAAATGATTGCTTCGCTGATGACGGGCGAGACGGATGAGCTGGAGCTGGCCCGGCTTATGGTGGGCCGGGAGGTTACGATCAGCCGTCAGGAGCGCGAAGCGACGGCCGGAGAGCCGCTGCTGATCGTCCGCGATCTGGAGGTGGCTGCGGATCATGGCCGCAAGGCGCTGGATGCCCTGTCGCTTACTGTTCATGAAGGCGAAATTGTGGGCGTGGCCGGAGTCGCGGGCAACGGGCAGAAGGAGCTGGCGGAGGTATTGACGGGGCTTAGAACATGGCGGGCGGGCGAGATCCGGTTTGACGGCAGTCCTGTAAAAACAGCTTCGGTAAGAGGAGCCATCGATTCGGGCATCTCGCATGTGCCGGAGAACCGGATGAAGAGCGGTCTGGCCGGACGGCTGGGGTCCGTTGACAACCTGCTGTTCAAGTCTTACCGCAGCGGGGAACATTCCAGGTTCGGCTTCCTGAAGGCGGCAAGGAACCGCTCCTGGTCACAGGAGCTGGTCCGCCGCTTCAATGTGAAGACGCCGGAGCTGGATACTCCCGTGCAGCAATTGTCCGGCGGGAATCAGCAGAAGCTGCTGTTCGCCCGCGAGGTCAGCCACCGACCGAAGCTGATGGTGGCCGTGCATCCAACACAAGGGCTGGATGTCGGCGCGGCGGCAGGGGTGCATGAGCTGCTGATGGAGCTGCGCAGCTCCGGCAGCGGGGTGCTGCTGATCTCAGAGGATCTGGATGAGCTGCTGCAGTTATCTGACCGTATTCTGGTGATCTACGGCGGTTCAATTATAGGCGAGAGCGATCATGATCAGGCGGACCGGGAACAAATCGGTCTGATGATGGCCGGTATCCGGAGCAGGGAGGGAAGCGCCGTATGA
- a CDS encoding amidase family protein, translating into MVLDNRYGAFRVPELEIPGSGHGALLGLTFTVKDVFAVAGHRSSAGNPDWLRSHEPADSHAAAVRRLLDAGAALRGAAHTDELMYSLGGENYHYGTPVNPHGENRIPGGSSSGSAVAVASGSVDFALGTDTGGSVRVPSAYCGVFGYRPSHGAVSLEGVIPLAPAFDTVGWIAGSTELLLKTGRILLGPVDSGGDAQGGENRKKAGDLLGSMDRGDIAQGMENSMEQSSGESVEESGADLRLSQMFFPPEGWALVEQDCADYLRRGLDKLQAGASLQAAEAVVAPEGLKTWMDAFRELQGAEIWASHGEWIGREQPVFGPDIAARFAWAAGLAGADHSPAGMLRSRITQRLRVLLGKDGCLVLPTVPGPAPLRGAGPGQLERSRSSAMMLSCLAGLAGLPQVTLPVPGPGGLPLGLSVIGGHGQDLRLLSWIQEVWK; encoded by the coding sequence ATGGTTCTTGATAATCGGTACGGTGCATTCCGGGTCCCGGAGCTGGAGATTCCCGGCAGCGGACACGGGGCGTTGCTCGGTCTGACCTTCACGGTAAAAGATGTCTTCGCAGTGGCCGGGCACCGCTCTTCCGCCGGTAACCCGGACTGGCTGCGCAGCCACGAACCGGCGGACTCCCATGCAGCTGCTGTACGCAGGTTGTTGGATGCCGGAGCTGCGCTGCGGGGGGCTGCCCATACGGATGAGCTGATGTACAGCCTTGGTGGAGAGAACTATCATTACGGTACGCCAGTGAATCCGCACGGGGAGAACCGGATTCCCGGCGGCTCGTCCAGCGGGTCAGCGGTGGCGGTGGCCTCGGGAAGTGTAGATTTTGCCCTCGGTACGGATACGGGCGGCTCTGTCCGGGTTCCATCCGCTTATTGCGGTGTGTTTGGTTATCGTCCATCGCACGGGGCGGTATCCCTGGAGGGGGTTATTCCGCTGGCCCCGGCTTTTGACACGGTGGGCTGGATCGCTGGAAGCACGGAGCTGCTGTTGAAGACGGGGCGTATTCTGCTCGGGCCTGTGGACAGCGGCGGAGATGCGCAGGGCGGGGAGAATCGGAAGAAGGCGGGCGATCTACTCGGGTCTATGGACAGAGGCGATATCGCCCAGGGCATGGAGAATAGTATGGAGCAGAGCAGTGGCGAGTCGGTTGAAGAGTCCGGCGCAGACCTCAGGCTGTCCCAGATGTTCTTCCCCCCGGAAGGCTGGGCGCTTGTGGAGCAGGACTGTGCAGACTACCTGAGGCGGGGGCTGGACAAGCTTCAAGCGGGCGCTTCGCTACAGGCTGCTGAAGCCGTGGTTGCCCCGGAAGGCTTGAAGACCTGGATGGACGCCTTCCGCGAACTGCAGGGTGCCGAGATCTGGGCATCCCATGGGGAGTGGATCGGGCGGGAGCAGCCGGTCTTCGGGCCGGATATTGCCGCCCGGTTCGCTTGGGCGGCAGGGCTAGCCGGGGCGGATCACAGCCCGGCCGGTATGCTGCGCAGCCGGATCACTCAGCGGCTGAGGGTGCTGCTCGGGAAGGACGGCTGTCTCGTCCTTCCGACCGTGCCGGGTCCGGCCCCGCTGCGCGGCGCCGGACCCGGGCAGCTGGAGCGGAGCCGCAGCAGCGCCATGATGCTCAGCTGCCTGGCCGGACTGGCCGGGCTGCCGCAGGTTACGCTGCCAGTGCCCGGCCCCGGCGGACTGCCGCTGGGACTGTCCGTCATCGGCGGGCACGGACAAGATCTGAGGCTCCTGTCATGGATACAGGAGGTATGGAAGTAA
- a CDS encoding ABC transporter permease, translating to MTGRSGRWYSLRLEYDSSRTRSPWWTPILSVVLALLLCAVFIAANGMSPLVVYEKMFRGAFGTSYGFTETMVKAIPLLLCGLGIAVAYRISVWNIGAEGQLTVGAMAATAVTIYFPDLTSFWSITLMLVFGTAAGALWGLMTAVPRTHFGVNELITSLMLNYVALLALDYVVFGPWKDPKGFNFPGSPMFTAAQSLPVLGSTRLHIGLVFGLVAVLIYYLMIRFTRWGYELRLIGANPTAARYAGIHIKKHIIIVMLISGGLAGIAGMAEVSGVTHKLMQGISPGYGYTAIIVAWLAKLNPLGLIVTSILFGGLIVGGYSVQTIGLPSSISEMLQGAILFFLIAGDMIHRFRIRRSA from the coding sequence ATGACGGGGCGCAGCGGGAGGTGGTACTCCCTCAGGCTGGAATATGATTCAAGCCGTACCCGTTCACCGTGGTGGACGCCAATCCTGTCGGTTGTTCTGGCGCTCTTGCTCTGTGCGGTGTTCATCGCCGCTAATGGAATGAGCCCGCTGGTCGTCTATGAGAAAATGTTCCGGGGAGCCTTCGGCACCTCCTACGGCTTCACAGAAACCATGGTCAAGGCTATTCCGCTGCTGCTCTGTGGGCTAGGCATTGCTGTGGCTTACCGGATCTCCGTGTGGAATATCGGGGCGGAGGGCCAGTTGACGGTAGGTGCTATGGCGGCTACTGCAGTAACGATCTATTTTCCGGACCTGACTTCCTTCTGGTCCATTACGCTGATGCTGGTTTTCGGTACAGCAGCCGGAGCCTTGTGGGGCCTGATGACGGCGGTGCCGCGGACCCATTTCGGTGTCAATGAGCTGATTACCTCGCTGATGCTGAATTATGTGGCCCTGCTGGCTCTGGATTATGTAGTGTTCGGTCCCTGGAAGGACCCGAAGGGGTTCAACTTCCCGGGTTCACCGATGTTCACGGCCGCCCAGTCCCTGCCGGTGCTTGGCAGCACCCGGCTGCATATCGGGCTGGTCTTCGGCCTCGTAGCCGTGCTGATCTATTATCTGATGATCCGGTTCACCCGCTGGGGCTATGAGCTGCGCCTGATCGGTGCCAATCCCACAGCGGCCCGATATGCGGGCATTCATATTAAGAAGCATATTATCATCGTCATGCTGATCAGCGGCGGTCTTGCCGGGATTGCCGGCATGGCTGAAGTGTCGGGGGTTACGCATAAGCTAATGCAGGGGATCTCACCGGGCTATGGCTATACGGCCATCATCGTAGCTTGGCTTGCCAAGCTGAACCCGCTGGGCCTGATTGTGACTTCGATTCTGTTCGGCGGCCTGATTGTGGGCGGCTACAGTGTTCAGACGATCGGACTGCCTTCGTCCATATCGGAAATGCTGCAGGGCGCGATCCTGTTCTTCCTGATTGCCGGCGACATGATTCACCGGTTCCGCATCCGCCGGAGCGCATAA
- the uraH gene encoding hydroxyisourate hydrolase — protein MNGRLTTHVLDLSQGKPAAGLSLQLWRLDTGGPVLLCQAVTNEDGRLDAPLLAGEEMQAGSYELLFMAGDYFRGAQAGAGEPEAEEEGAGAVIPFLDQIPIRFNIPDPSAHYHVPLLVAPGGYSTYRGS, from the coding sequence ATGAACGGACGGCTGACAACTCATGTGCTGGATCTGTCACAGGGCAAGCCTGCTGCGGGCCTGTCGCTTCAGCTCTGGCGGCTGGATACCGGAGGACCTGTGCTGCTATGCCAAGCGGTGACGAATGAGGACGGCAGGCTGGACGCTCCGCTGCTGGCGGGAGAAGAAATGCAGGCCGGAAGCTATGAGCTGCTGTTTATGGCCGGTGATTATTTCCGGGGCGCTCAGGCTGGTGCCGGAGAACCGGAAGCTGAGGAGGAGGGAGCAGGCGCTGTAATCCCGTTCCTGGACCAGATTCCAATCCGATTCAATATACCAGACCCCTCCGCCCATTACCATGTACCGTTACTGGTTGCACCTGGAGGATACAGCACTTATCGCGGGAGTTAA